The following proteins come from a genomic window of Streptococcus pneumoniae:
- a CDS encoding terminase large subunit: MGNLDKAKKYAQHVLTHREEHCEENILAAERFFRDLENPTFEMDEDMVDFVIHFIENVIVHQQGDDMFAVSIRNKPLLLQPWQHFVVVNLFGFYYKGTNERRFKEALIMLARKNGKTSFTAAIALAYQILDTDSGSKCYIVANSVKQAMEAFGFLRFNVERWNDKNIRIKDNNQEHSITANFGDEGSFFIQALANDESRLDSLNGNVIILDEAHTMRNSKKHGLMKKTMSAYRNSMLFVISTAGDIPTGFLANRLKYCQKVLKQLVTDDSFFIFICKANQSADGDVVNYLDENILKMANPSWGVTVSLKALKEEAEQAMNDPQTRNEFFNKTLNIFTNSMNAYFNPDEFIASDSCYDWSLEELARLPIRWYGGADLSRLHDLTAAALYGVYHDGEKDVDICITHAFFPRINAQKKANDDGIPLFGWQSDGWLTMSNTPTVLYDDIVKWFIKMREKGFKIAAVGMDRKFGREFLTKMKQARFKMIDQPQLFYLKSEGFRRIEFKVKNKEFYYLHSDAYEYCVSNVRAIEKVDDAVQYEKLDGDGGTARIDLFDASVFACIQALANLGKGGDVMRFFD, from the coding sequence ATGGGTAATCTTGATAAAGCTAAAAAATACGCTCAACACGTCTTAACTCACCGAGAAGAACATTGCGAAGAAAACATCCTTGCTGCTGAACGTTTTTTCCGTGATTTAGAAAATCCAACCTTTGAGATGGATGAGGATATGGTGGATTTTGTTATTCACTTTATCGAGAACGTGATAGTTCATCAGCAGGGCGATGATATGTTTGCGGTATCTATCCGTAACAAGCCATTGCTTTTGCAACCGTGGCAACATTTCGTTGTAGTTAATCTGTTTGGTTTTTACTACAAGGGTACGAATGAGCGCAGGTTCAAAGAAGCGCTTATCATGCTTGCTCGGAAGAATGGGAAGACCTCGTTTACTGCTGCAATCGCACTTGCTTATCAGATATTAGATACAGATAGCGGTTCCAAATGCTATATCGTTGCTAACTCAGTCAAGCAAGCGATGGAAGCTTTTGGTTTTTTAAGATTCAACGTTGAACGCTGGAACGATAAGAACATTCGTATCAAGGATAATAACCAAGAACACTCTATCACCGCCAATTTTGGTGATGAAGGTTCTTTCTTTATCCAGGCTTTAGCGAATGATGAGAGCCGTCTGGACTCTTTGAACGGAAATGTTATCATCTTGGACGAAGCTCACACAATGAGGAACAGTAAGAAACATGGTCTTATGAAAAAAACAATGTCAGCATACAGAAACAGTATGCTTTTTGTTATCTCAACGGCTGGGGATATTCCTACCGGGTTCCTTGCTAACCGTCTGAAATACTGTCAAAAGGTGCTCAAGCAATTAGTCACTGATGATTCATTTTTCATCTTCATCTGCAAGGCTAATCAATCTGCTGATGGGGACGTGGTGAACTATCTGGACGAGAATATCCTCAAGATGGCTAATCCGTCATGGGGTGTCACGGTTTCGCTCAAGGCTCTCAAGGAAGAAGCAGAGCAGGCTATGAATGATCCTCAGACAAGAAATGAGTTTTTCAATAAGACCTTGAATATCTTCACTAACTCTATGAACGCTTATTTTAATCCTGATGAGTTTATTGCGTCGGATAGTTGCTACGATTGGAGTTTAGAAGAGCTGGCACGTTTGCCTATTCGTTGGTATGGTGGTGCGGACTTGTCAAGATTGCACGACTTAACAGCTGCTGCTCTCTATGGTGTCTATCATGACGGTGAGAAAGACGTTGATATCTGTATCACACATGCTTTCTTCCCTCGGATTAATGCTCAGAAAAAAGCTAATGATGACGGGATTCCACTCTTTGGGTGGCAGTCTGACGGTTGGTTGACGATGAGCAACACTCCGACCGTCCTCTATGATGATATCGTCAAATGGTTCATCAAGATGAGGGAGAAAGGGTTCAAGATTGCTGCTGTCGGAATGGATAGGAAGTTTGGCCGTGAGTTCTTGACGAAGATGAAACAAGCTCGGTTCAAGATGATTGACCAACCTCAGCTTTTTTATCTGAAATCAGAGGGATTCAGACGGATTGAGTTTAAAGTTAAGAATAAAGAATTTTACTATCTTCATTCTGATGCTTACGAATACTGTGTGAGCAATGTTAGAGCAATTGAAAAGGTGGACGATGCTGTGCAATATGAGAAATTAGATGGAGACGGTGGGACTGCAAGGATTGACTTGTTTGATGCCAGCGTCTTTGCTTGTATACAGGCTCTTGCTAATCTTGGCAAGGGTGGTGATGTGATGAGATTCTTTGATTAG
- a CDS encoding P27 family phage terminase small subunit, which yields MAKPITAKSIKSKVVKQMKDLGTYRKEFEMIIDIFAGMLYQYQKLAQDYADMGYPVTDTYVNKAGAENERKVPILTAMEILRKDILSYSNQLMMNPKSLGEVVEQEGESVLTEVLKFKNEIKKKRVTGNG from the coding sequence TTGGCTAAACCAATTACAGCAAAGTCGATTAAGTCAAAAGTGGTCAAGCAGATGAAAGACTTGGGAACTTATCGTAAAGAGTTCGAAATGATCATTGACATTTTTGCAGGTATGTTATACCAGTATCAGAAACTTGCTCAAGATTATGCTGATATGGGTTATCCAGTAACAGACACCTACGTCAATAAGGCTGGTGCTGAAAATGAGCGCAAAGTTCCAATCTTGACAGCGATGGAAATTTTGAGGAAAGATATACTCAGCTACTCTAATCAGTTGATGATGAATCCTAAGTCGCTCGGTGAGGTAGTAGAACAAGAGGGTGAGTCAGTTCTTACTGAGGTACTGAAGTTCAAGAACGAAATCAAGAAGAAGCGAGTGACTGGCAATGGGTAA
- a CDS encoding HK97 family phage prohead protease — protein sequence MQKRNSYRATQFQTREEESGDLILSGYFIKFDEETELWPGYCEVIKRAGVEKAVTDADIRALFNHDDSLVLGRTGNGTLTLGVDDVGLFGDIIINKDDPQAVGAYARVKRGDVIGCSFGFIPVKIETEEREDGSYLDTVLELEIFEVSPCTFPAYPQTEIAARQKDFESQKRANREALDKRKKEIKEKFNL from the coding sequence ATGCAAAAGCGAAATAGCTATCGTGCCACTCAATTTCAAACGAGAGAAGAAGAATCTGGTGATTTGATTTTGAGTGGCTACTTTATCAAGTTTGACGAGGAGACGGAATTGTGGCCAGGCTACTGTGAAGTTATCAAGCGTGCTGGTGTTGAGAAAGCTGTCACAGACGCTGATATCAGAGCTTTATTTAACCATGATGATAGCCTTGTTCTCGGTCGAACAGGTAACGGAACTCTGACACTGGGTGTTGATGATGTTGGTCTTTTTGGAGATATCATCATTAACAAGGATGATCCTCAAGCTGTTGGGGCCTATGCCCGTGTCAAGCGTGGAGATGTTATAGGGTGTAGCTTTGGCTTTATCCCGGTAAAAATCGAAACGGAAGAACGTGAAGATGGTTCATATTTGGACACTGTCTTAGAGCTAGAAATCTTTGAAGTGAGTCCATGTACTTTCCCAGCCTATCCACAAACGGAAATTGCTGCACGACAAAAAGACTTCGAAAGTCAGAAGCGTGCTAATCGTGAAGCGCTAGACAAGCGCAAGAAAGAAATTAAGGAGAAATTTAATCTATGA
- a CDS encoding phage portal protein: MGIFEKFWKRNKPSKSINMLSHSDLGLSNLMDSYVPLARNPDVVTAVNKIADLVSNMTIHLMENTDKGDIRIRDGLARKIDINPCKHMTRKSWIFKIVRDLLLYGDGNSVLHVEYEPVTDYISNLRPFPMREVSFQTDKDSYVISFRGEEYSPDEVVHFVINPDPDIPYIGTGFRVTLTDVVQSLNMATKTKKSFMNGKNIPSLIVKVDSSSAELDSEQGRERIAEKYLSTSRVGAPWIVPEALLDIQQVKPLSLTDIALNESVELDKRTVAGLLGVPAFILGVGEFNKTEYNNFVNTTVMSIATTITQTLTRDLLLSSNRYFKLNPRSLFSYNITELSAVAQQMANSAAMRRNEWRDWLGMAPDPEMEELIVLENFLPQEKLGDQNKLKGGEEENAKAK, translated from the coding sequence ATGGGTATTTTTGAAAAGTTTTGGAAACGAAACAAGCCAAGTAAGTCAATCAACATGCTGAGTCATTCAGATTTAGGGTTGTCAAACCTGATGGACTCGTATGTACCTTTGGCCAGAAATCCAGATGTGGTGACAGCGGTTAATAAGATTGCTGATTTGGTCTCTAATATGACCATCCACTTGATGGAGAATACAGATAAAGGTGATATCAGAATCCGTGATGGGCTTGCTAGAAAGATTGATATCAATCCGTGTAAACACATGACAAGGAAGTCATGGATTTTCAAGATTGTGCGCGATTTGCTTTTATATGGCGATGGGAACTCTGTCCTACATGTGGAATATGAACCTGTTACGGATTATATTTCTAATCTAAGACCATTTCCGATGAGAGAGGTTTCATTCCAAACAGATAAGGATTCCTATGTAATCTCATTTAGGGGTGAAGAATATTCCCCTGATGAAGTAGTCCACTTCGTCATCAATCCAGATCCAGATATTCCATACATTGGTACTGGTTTTAGGGTGACGTTGACAGATGTGGTTCAAAGTTTGAACATGGCTACCAAGACTAAAAAAAGCTTTATGAACGGGAAGAATATTCCTAGTCTTATCGTTAAAGTAGACTCGTCTAGTGCTGAACTAGATTCGGAGCAAGGGCGTGAGCGTATCGCTGAGAAGTATTTGAGTACTAGCAGGGTTGGCGCTCCATGGATTGTTCCAGAGGCATTGCTGGACATTCAGCAGGTAAAACCGCTTAGTCTAACGGACATCGCTTTAAACGAGTCTGTGGAATTGGATAAAAGAACAGTTGCAGGTCTATTAGGAGTACCTGCTTTTATTTTGGGTGTAGGAGAGTTCAACAAGACAGAGTATAACAACTTTGTAAATACGACTGTCATGAGTATTGCTACCACTATTACTCAAACACTAACCAGGGACTTACTTTTGTCTAGCAATCGTTACTTCAAGCTAAATCCTCGTTCACTCTTCTCTTACAACATTACGGAGTTGTCTGCTGTTGCTCAACAAATGGCAAACAGTGCTGCAATGCGTCGTAATGAGTGGAGGGATTGGCTAGGGATGGCTCCTGATCCTGAGATGGAAGAGTTGATTGTTCTTGAAAACTTTCTCCCTCAGGAGAAACTAGGAGATCAAAATAAACTGAAGGGAGGTGAGGAAGAGAATGCAAAAGCGAAATAG
- a CDS encoding phage head closure protein: MWNHEITLISKKVTGKDKLLQPISEDVEVTLLCRKKRVTRSEFYQANQVGLKPSLVVEIRNFEYENQELAKFEGKQYHILKTYPIDSEILELTLSEVLK; the protein is encoded by the coding sequence ATGTGGAATCATGAAATCACACTGATCTCCAAGAAAGTAACAGGTAAGGATAAGTTACTACAACCAATCTCTGAAGATGTTGAAGTTACTCTCTTATGTCGCAAAAAGAGGGTCACTCGCTCTGAATTTTATCAGGCGAATCAGGTAGGGCTTAAACCGAGCTTGGTCGTTGAGATTCGAAATTTTGAGTATGAGAATCAAGAGCTTGCGAAGTTCGAAGGCAAGCAATATCATATCTTGAAAACCTATCCTATTGATTCTGAAATTTTAGAGTTGACTTTGTCAGAGGTGTTGAAATGA
- a CDS encoding phage major capsid protein, with product MNKLLILGARMRNKADKVVELEESIKELNKRSELEAKKLEQAGTDEEVSAVEKNLEDIQKESDEKEAEKEQLEKEIEDLKNQVEELNRKAPTYPSQEKRGGQKLEQRDAIAKYIRTGQTRDIVGLKTTDSGSAALIPTEVLKPHFVNKTRNPLLDLVERVKVNSGSGKYPVIKKTDGVMVSIDELKSNPELGKPAISEIDYSIKTYRGYVPVSQEMIDDADYDIMSIVEDEVFNQGDNTELSLVTAVLKTATQADAAGFDGIKDIYNKKLKSIYKASIVVTKSMFAALDKVKDKDGRYMLQTDVASPTGYSFGGKTIYKVDDTVFGNEGDMKFFIGDVTEFVKEFDRSQVSVKWVNNDIYGQLLGLFIRLDIKKADEEAGFFGTYTDVVA from the coding sequence ATGAACAAATTATTGATTTTGGGCGCTCGTATGCGCAACAAAGCAGACAAAGTTGTAGAGCTTGAAGAATCAATCAAAGAATTGAACAAGCGTTCTGAACTTGAAGCTAAGAAATTGGAACAAGCTGGAACTGACGAAGAAGTTTCAGCAGTTGAAAAGAACCTTGAAGACATCCAAAAAGAATCGGATGAAAAGGAAGCAGAAAAAGAACAACTTGAAAAAGAAATCGAAGATTTGAAAAATCAAGTTGAAGAACTAAATCGTAAAGCACCGACTTACCCAAGTCAAGAAAAACGTGGAGGACAGAAATTGGAACAACGTGACGCAATCGCTAAATACATTCGTACTGGTCAAACTCGTGACATTGTAGGCTTGAAAACTACTGATTCAGGAAGCGCAGCTTTAATCCCTACTGAAGTTTTGAAACCTCATTTTGTTAATAAAACACGTAATCCACTTTTGGATCTTGTGGAACGTGTGAAAGTTAATAGTGGATCTGGTAAATATCCAGTTATCAAGAAAACGGATGGTGTAATGGTTTCAATAGATGAATTGAAATCAAATCCAGAACTCGGAAAACCAGCAATCAGCGAGATTGATTATTCAATCAAGACTTACCGTGGATATGTCCCTGTGTCACAAGAAATGATTGACGACGCAGACTATGACATCATGTCCATTGTTGAAGACGAAGTGTTCAATCAAGGTGACAACACTGAATTGTCATTAGTTACAGCTGTCCTCAAAACAGCTACCCAAGCAGATGCGGCTGGATTTGATGGTATTAAAGATATCTACAACAAGAAGCTTAAATCAATTTATAAAGCAAGCATCGTTGTAACTAAGTCAATGTTTGCTGCGCTTGACAAAGTGAAGGACAAAGATGGGCGCTACATGCTTCAAACTGATGTGGCTTCACCTACTGGCTATTCATTTGGTGGGAAAACAATCTACAAAGTAGATGACACAGTGTTTGGAAACGAAGGAGATATGAAATTCTTCATCGGAGATGTTACTGAGTTCGTCAAAGAGTTTGACCGTTCTCAAGTATCCGTTAAATGGGTGAACAATGACATTTACGGACAATTGCTTGGGCTTTTTATCCGTTTGGATATTAAGAAAGCAGATGAAGAAGCTGGATTCTTCGGAACATATACTGATGTTGTAGCTTAA
- a CDS encoding phage head-tail connector protein, with protein sequence MDQGQLLELLKLKLGISTDLRDKPLKKIISSVITELTDNLGIELVGERADHEMFIVDYAAYRYEGGVDMPRHLQWRLHNLQIASKKEVKNVES encoded by the coding sequence ATGGACCAAGGTCAGCTTTTAGAGTTGCTGAAGCTTAAGTTGGGTATTTCAACCGACTTGAGAGACAAGCCGTTAAAAAAAATCATTTCAAGTGTCATCACTGAATTGACCGATAATCTCGGTATCGAGCTTGTTGGTGAGCGTGCTGACCATGAAATGTTTATCGTTGACTATGCCGCTTATCGTTATGAGGGTGGGGTGGATATGCCACGTCACCTTCAGTGGCGACTGCATAATTTACAGATAGCATCAAAGAAAGAGGTCAAGAATGTGGAATCATGA